ATCGTGGTGGTCTTCCCGGCGCCGTTCGGGCCGAGGAAGCCGTAGACGCTCCCCTCGGGGATGGCGAGGTTGAGGCGCTCGACGGCCGTGGTACTCCCGTACCGCTTCGTCAGATTCTGCGCCTCGATGGCCCGGTCGGTCATTGTCCGACAGTCGGTCGCCGGGCCGCTTAAAAGTGGATGGGCGTTCTCAGGCGTCCTGCCAGCGCTCGTCGTCGTAGTTCTTGTCGCGCTCGCTGTCGAAGGACTCCTCGAGTTTGCGTACGAGTTCGTTCTTCTCGCTGGCGCCGATGCGCGCGAGTTCGTCGGCTTTCCCGACGGGTTCGGGCGGGCCGGCCTCGGCGGCGACCTGACTCGTGACGTAGCGCTCGACGGCCGTCCGGCAGTCCTCGCTGTCGGCGAACGCACGCGGGAGTTCGACCTTGTGGACGAGGTCGGTCCGGGGGTCGTAGACGACGAAGAACGCGACCTCGTAGCACTCGGCGTCGAGTTCGCGGTCGACGCCGAGTTCGTCCGCCTCGGCGAACACGCCGTCGGCGCCGAGCGTGGACGTGAACCACCCGGTCCACGTGAGTTCGTCCGTCTGCCGGCGGTAGTCTTCCCCCTCGAACTCGCGGCGCTCCAGCACTTGCCCGAAGAACGCGGCGTCGCTCGCCCACGGAGTCGGCCGTCCGCGGTCGCGGAGCGCGCGCACGAGCGCCTGACTCGCGGGACTCTTCACGAATCCCGCGAGCGGCACGTCCTTCTCGGCGAAGCGCTCGACGAGTCGGACGTAGTTCTCCAGCACCTCGGCGACGAGTTCGTTCTCCGTCACGAGGTCCGCGAGGCTGGCGTGGCGGTCCGCCCAGTTCACCAACTGCTTCGGGTAGACGGGGCCGTCGAGCAAGAGGAGGTCGTCGACGCGGTCGGCGTGTTCGAGCGCGTGGTGGCTCTCCGCGAGGTAGAGCGCGAGGCCGTGGACGACGCGCTCCTGGTCGCGCGCGAGCGGCGCGGTGTGGACGATGCGCCCCCTGCTGTACCCCTCGTCCCACCGGTTCCAGCCGTCAGTGTCGGTGCGGACGGCGGCGTCGTTGGAGTGGACGCTCGTGATGACGGTGCGCGAGCGGTGGGTGTCGAGGTCGCTGGGCGTGGCGCTCATCGCGGCCTGCGCGAGGTCGAGGACGAGACCGTTCTTGAACGTCCGGGGGTTGATGGTGCCGGAGTCGAGGCCGTGGGCGGTGTCGAAGGGATTGGGTTGGAGCGCGAGTTCCTCGATGGGGGCGGCCGACCGGCGCAGGTCGGCGAGCGGTTCGAGCACCGGTTCGTCGTCGCCGTAGAGGGGGTCGAGGTAGTTCGCCCACGTCTCCTCGGCGAGGTCGCGGTGTTCCTCCGCGTCCACCTCGTGTTTGATGCGGCGCGCGAGGTCCGCGATACCGTCGAAGTGGACGGGGTCGAGGGTCATGTCGGCGTCTGGTTCGGCGAGCCCCATATACTCCCCGACCGGCGTTTACTCGCCGCCGAGCAAACTTTTGTCAACAATCTTAATTTACTCGGCGTCGAACCCACGACCGGATGCAAGAGTACAGCGGGAACACGGTGAACTGGCGGCGCACCGACGACGGCGTCGAACTCTACGACGAAGCCAACCCCGACGCGTGGATTCGCATCGCCGTCGAACCCGGCGCCCCCGCCGACGAACGCCCCTACAGCGTCTGCCCCGAATGCGGCATCGTCGCCGCCCAACGCACCATGCCCTCCGGCCACATGGTGTGTGACGACTGCGGCGCCGAATTCGAGAACGACGACTAATCTCTTCTCGGTTGGTCTTCGACGGCCGTTCCTGTTCGACTGCTAGCGTCGCTTCGCTCTCCTCGAAAGCCCCGAGGTTGTGGACTCGGTGCGCTCGCTGTGCTCCTCGTCGCTCACTTCGTTCGCTCCTGCGGTGCTTGCGTCACGCGCCTTCGCCCACAACCTCGCCCCTTTCGGAGCCCTCCCCACAGCCTACCGGCTGCCCAACCGGCGCGGGTGGGAATCCGAAAGGAGCGGGCCGCTCGCGTCCGCGTGGTCGGCTCGCGACGCAAGCACTGGAACGAGCGAAGCGAATGAAGCGCGCAGCGAGCGAACGACCGCGAGCGGCCCGGGGCTTTCGAGGTGGCGTCATACCCATCGAACTCACTCACTCGCTGACTACCTCGTTCGTTCCAAAGCCAACCCGAGAGACAACACGTAAAAGACGACCGAGCACCCACTGTTAGCCAATGCAGGCCGCGCTCGTGATTCTGGACGGCTGGGGGCTCGGCGACCACGACAGACTCGATGCGATTCGGGCCGCCGACACGCCGAACTTCGACGAGTACGCCGAACGCGGAGCCGACGGCACGCTCACCACGTCGGGCCGGGACGTGGGGCTCCCGCGGGGGCAGATGGGGAACAGCGAGGTGGGCCACCTCACCATCGGCGCGGGGCGGGTGGTGAACCAGGAGTACACGCGCATCAACGACGCCGTCGCCGAGGGCGAACTCTGCGAGAACGACGCCATCTCGGGCGCGCTCGACCACGTGGCGGAGACGGGCGGGCGCCTCCACGTGATGGGACTCGTCTCTGACGGCGGCGTCCACAGCGACCACGAACACATCCACGCGCTCGTGGAGTGCGCCGCGAGTTACGACCTCGACGCGACCGTCCACGCGTTCACGGACGGCCGGGACACGTCGCCGACCGGGGGCGAGAACTACCTCGCTGCGCTCCAGGAAGTTGTCGACGAGTACGGAACGGGCGACATCGCGACCGTCTCCGGGCGCTACTACGCGATGGACCGCGACCAAAACTGGGAGCGCACGAAGCAGGCGTTCGACGCCATCGTCGAGCGGAACGGCCAGCACCGCGCCGAGAGCGCCGTGGACGCCGTCACCGAGTCCTACGACCGCGGCGACACCGACGAGTTCGTCGAACCCACCATCGTCCGGGGCGGCGACCGGCTCTCCGCGGGCGACGCCGTCGTGTTCGCGAACTTCCGCGCCGACCGCGCGCGCCAGCTCACGCGGATGCTCGCGGACATCCGGCCCGAGGACTGGGAGGGCGAGGGAATCGAGACGAGTCCGCCGGACGTCCCGGTCGCCACGATGACCGAGTACGACGAGACGTTCGACCTCCCCGTCGCGTTCCCGTCGAAGGAACCCGCGGACACGCTCGGCGAAGTGCTCTCGCGCGAGGGGCTGACGCAGTTCCGCGTCGCCGAGTCCGAGAAGTACGCCCACGTCACGTACTTCCTGAACGGCGGGCGTGAGGTGGAGTTCGACGGCGAGACCCGGGAAATCGTGGAGAGCCCGGACGTGCCGACGTACGACCTCCAGCCCGAGATGAGCGCGCCCGAAGTGACCGACACCGTCCTCGACGCCCTGGCGGGAGACGACCCGGACGTGCTCGTGTTGAACTACGCGAACCCCGACATGGTCGGGCACACGGGCGACTTCGACGCCGCCGTCGAAGCCGTCGAAGCCGTCGACGCGGAACTCGGGCGACTCGTCCCCGCGCTCAGAGAGGCCGGCGCGCACGTCCTGCTCACGGCCGACCACGGCAACGCCGACGACATGGGCACGCCCGAGGAGCCCCACACCGCGCACACGTTCAACCCCGTCCCGTTCGTCGCGCTGGACGCCGACGCTGGCGACGACCTCTCGGGCGGACACTCGATTCGCGAGGGCGGCGCGCTCCGCGACGTCTCCCCCACGCTCCTCTCCCTGCTGGGCATCGAGAAGCCCGCCGCGATGACGGGGTCGTCGCTGTTCGAGTAGAAGCGTCGCTTTCGAGTCAGTGCGCCGGGGCGTGGGCGTCGGAGACCAGCGTCAGGAGGCCGACGCCCGCGACGACGAGCGCGATGCCCGCGAGGCCGGCGGCGTCCATCGACTCCTCGAAGACGACGACGCCGACCAGCGCCGTCGCGGCGATGCCGACGGCGGCCCACGTCGCGTACACGACGCCGACGGGTAGTTCCTCCAAGACGAGGCCGAGGAAGTAAAACGAACTCGCGTAGCCCGCGACCACGACGGCGCTCGGCGCGGGGTTCGAGAACCCCTCGGAGAGTTTCAGGGCGGTCGTTCCGGCCACTTCCGCGGCGATGGCCGCCGCGAGGTAGACGTACGGTGTCACGCCCACAGCGACGCCCACCACCGAAAAGTGGCTTGTCGAACGCGGCGCCACTTGGGGTGCGTTTCCGGCACCTTCTTGGGCCGCGCTCGCGGGCGGGCGGGTATGTCGCGGCTCGCCGAACTCGGCCTGTCGTCCTACGAGGAGAAGTGCTACCGCGCCCTGCTCGCGCACGGCCCGGCGACCGCGCGCGGCGCCTCCGACGCGAGCGGCGTCCCGATGGGACGCGTATACGACGTGCTCAACGGCCTCGCGGCGCGCGAACTCGCGGAGACGCGACCCGGCGAGCCGACGCGGTACGCCGCCGTCGACCCGGACACCGCCGCCGACCGCCTGCTCGCCGAACGGGAGCGCGAACTCGCCGAGCAGGCCGACCGCTACGAGCGCCTCGCCGCCGAACTCGGCGACGAACTCGCGCCAGTCCCGCCGACCGAGAGCCGCTTCTGGACCGCGCCGCTGGGCGGCGAGACGGCCGTCTCGCTCACCCGGCAGGTGTTCGACGACGCCGACGGCGAGGTCCGGTCGGCGATGAGTCACCCCTACGTCGGCGCGCCGTGGGAGCGCTACGAGGCGGAGATGACGGCGTTCCGGGACACCCTGCCGACGGACGTGTCGGTGCGCGTGCTCGTCGCCGCGGGCGTCCTTGACTCGGTTCCCGACGAAATCCGCGAGGCGTACCGGGGCCGCGAGGGAATCTCGCTCCGCGTCACGACCGACCTCTCGGTGACGTTCGACCTCGTGGACGCCGAACGCGTCTACTTCCACGTCCCCCATCCCCTCGACGACGGCGAGCGCCTCGGCGCCGTGGAACTCCGGGACGACGCCCTGATAGACCGCTTGGACGAGCGCTTCGAGCGCGCGTGGGAGGCCGCCGAACCGCTGGCCGACCTACGCTGACCCGGTTCGGAAGGAGAAATCGAGGGCGGGCGCGGAGTGCGTGAGCGCCCCCATCGAAATCACGTCCACGCCCGTCGCGGCGTAGTCGGGCACGTCGGCGAGGGTGATGCCGCCGCTGGCCTCCGCGAGCACGCCGTCGGGCAGGCGCTCGACTCCCTCTCGCGTCTCCGCCGGCGTCATGTTGTCCAGCAGGACGATGTCCGCGCCTGCTTCGGCTGCTCGCGGCGCGTCGGCGGGCGATTCGACCTCGACTTCGATTCGAGTGGCGAACGACGCGCGTCCTCGGAAGTGCCGGACCGCCTCCGCTAACCCCATCTCGGCGACGTGGTTGTCCTTCACCATCACCATGTGCGAGAGGTCGAGACGGTGGGTGTCGCCGCCGCCGGCGACCACTGCACGCTTCTCGACGCCGCGCAGGCCGGGCGTCGTCTTCCGGGTGCCCGCGATTGCCACGTCGCCGCTCACCTCGCGCGCGGCGTCGACTGCCTCGCGGGTCTTCGTCGCGATGCCCGAGGCGTGCCCGACGACGTTGACGGCGGCGCGCTCGGCGCGGAGGACGGACTGGGCGTCTCCCGCGACTTCGAGGACGGTGTCCCCCGACTCGACGCGCTCGCCGGACTCCACGGTTGCGCTCACCTCACAGCCGAGGTAGTCGAACACCCGCACGCCGGCGTCGACGGCCGCGACGACGCCCGCCTCCTTCGCGACGAGGCGGCCGGTCGTCTCGCCGGGCACGTCGTTGGTCACGTCGTGGTGCCCGAGGTCCTCTCGGAGCCAGCGCTCGACGTCGGCGTCAGTGACCGGCATCGACTGGCTCCTCCGCGCGGTAGTGACAGCCCGCGCTCTGCTCGTTCTCGCCGGCGGCGCGCGCCACCAGCAGCCCGGTCACGGCCGCGTTCCGGAGTTCGTAGAGGTCGCGGGCGGTCCGGGTGCGGACGTAGGCGTCGACCTCGCCCTTGAGTCGCCGGAGCACGCTCTGCGCGCGCTTCAGGTCGGACTCGGAGCGCCGGAGGCCGACGTACTCGTCCATCACGCGGCGCAGCCGGTGGAACTTCTCCTCGGCGAATCCGGCGGGGAGGTCGGGGTCCCGGTCCAGCAGTTCCGGGGGTTCGACGACCGCGGGGTCGCGGCCGGTCGCGGCCTCGCCCGCTCGCAGGCCCCAGACGAGCCCTTCGAGCAGGCTCGTGGACGCGAGGCGGTTCGCGCCGTGGACGCCCGTGCGAGCGCACTCGCCGACGGCGAACAGGCGGTCGAGGCTCGCGCGCCCCTCGCTGTCCACGTCGACGCCGCCACAGAGGAAGTGCTCGCAGGGCGCGACCGGGATTCCAGACTCCCAGTCGACGCCCCGAGATTCGCAGGTCGCCGCGAGGTCCGGGAAATCGCCCGCGAAATCGAGCGGACTCACGTCCAGCGTGACTTCGCCCGTCGCCGCTCGCTCGCGGGCGACGGCGCGCGCCACCACGTCGCGGGGCGCGAGTTCGGCGGCCTCGTGGTAGTCCGGCATGAAGCGCTCGCCGTCCGCGTTCCGCAACAGCGCGCCCTCGCCCCGGACGGCCTCCGAGAGCAAGAACGGGTCCGCGTCGTCGTAGGCCGTCGGGTGGAACTGGACGTACTCGGCGTCCTCGACGTCGGCGCCCGCGAGCGCCGCCATCGCCACCCCGTCCCCCGTCGCCCCGGCGGGGTTCGTGGAGCGCCGGTAGAGACTCCCGATACCGCCCGTCGCGAGCACCGTCGACCCGGCGAACGCGGGGACGCCGGTCGTCGAACTCTCGCCCGTCTCGGGGTCGCGGTCGAGGAGCGCGCCGCAGACGCGGCCCTCGTCGGTAATCAGGTCGAGCGCGGCGGTGTCCTCCGCGATGCGCACGCCGTCGCGCTCGTCGAGGAAGGACAGGAACGGTCGGAGCACGTGCTGGCCGGTGCTCGCGTCGACGTGGAGGATGCGCTCCTCGGAGTGCGCGGCCTCCCGCGCGAAGTCGAAGCCGTCGCCGGCCTCGTCGAAGGGCACGTCGAGGGTGTCCACGAGCACGTCCTCGACGGCGTCCGCGGCGTCCTCTACGAGCACGTCCACGGCCTCGGGGTCGGCTTCGCCGTCGCTCGCGTCCAGAATGTCGGCCTTCAGGCTCTCGGGGTCGCCCCGCGTCGTGGCGATGCCGCCCTGCGCCCAGTCCGAACTTGTCTGCTCGGGGCGCTCGGCCTTCGTCGCGACGAGCACGTCCGCGCCGTCGCGGGCGGCGGCGAGCGCGGCTGCACACCCCGCGATGCCCGACCCGACGACGAGTACGTCCGCGGTGGGGTACTCCGTCATTCTCACACCTCCAGCATCCGGTCGAGCGCGACCCGCGCGAGTTCCTTCTCGTCGGGCGCGACCGCCACGACGTTGCGCTCGCGGCCCTCGACCAGTTCCTCGAGCACCCACGTCAGGTAGTTCGGGTCGATTTGCCGCATCGCGTTGCAGTCCATGCAGGCGTCGCCGCAGAGCGGCAGGACGTCCACGTCGGGGTGCCAGCGCTGGAGGTGGTTCGTGAGGTGAATCTCGGTGCCGATGGCCCACGTCTCGCCGGGGTCGGCGTCCTCGATTGTCTGCGTGATGGTGGCCGTCGACCCGACCACGTCGGCCGCCTCGACGACTTCACGCCGGCACTCGGGGTGGACGACGACGTTCGCGTCCGGGTGCTCGTCGCGAATCTGCGCGACGTGCTCGGGACTGAAGCGCTCGTGGACCTGACAGTAGCCGTCCCAGAGGACGATGTCGGCCTCGGCGACCTCCTCGGCGTCCTTCCCGTCGGGGTCCCACGGGTCCCACTCCGCCGTCGAATCCTCGATACCGAGTTCGTGGGCGGTGTTCTCGCCGAGGTGTTTGTCCGGCAGGAAGAGGACTTTGTCGCCGCGCTCGAACGCCCACTCGAACGCGTCGGCGGCGTTCGAGGACGTGCAGACGAGGCCGCCCTGCTCGGCGCAGAAGGCCTTCAGGTCGGCGTAGGAGTTCATGTACGTGATGGGGATTATCTCCTCGTCGGGCGCCGCCGCGGTAATCTCGGCCCACGCCGCGTCGACCTGGAGGGCTTCGGCCATTCCCGCCATCGGACACGAGGCCTCCATCGACGGCAAAATCACGGACTGGCTGTCGTCGGTGATGATGTCCGCGCTCTCGGCCATGAACGTCACGCCGCCGAAAATCACGTAGTCGGCGTCGGCGTTCGCGGCCTCCTTCGAGAGTTGATAGGAGTCCCCGACGAAGTCGGCGTGCTCCACGATTTCCCGGCGCTGGTAGTTGTGGCCGAGGACGACCACGCTGTCGCCGAGTGCCTCGCGCGCGGCCTCGATGCGCGCCGTCCGCTCGTCCTCGCCCAAGTCGCGGTACTCGGACGGGAGTTGTTCCAGATTGTCGTACTTGAAGAGACTCAGGTCGGTCTCGAACGACGCGGTATCCATTTTTGCCACGTTCAGGTCACCGTAGTGGCTAGCAGATTCGATGATGTACTTTGAAAAGATTTTGTCTTCAATATTGGTTCGGACGAATTCCTGTTCGGAGAACGTGCGATTCGCCGGTGGTAGTTCGTTCAGATACTGCCGATGCCAGTCGTCGCGTCCGAAACGACCAGCGGTAAAGCGTCTCGACTGGAGCGTCCCGGAAGCTCTCCGGCACGCAGACGGACATCCGCGAGCGCTTCCCGAGCGCTACTTCCGGGCGTCGTCCTGCTCGCGGGAGACGCGCTCGCGGGCTTCCTCGCGGCTCATCCGGTCGGTGTCCTCGGCCTCGCGGCGCACGAAGTAGTAGAGCGCGAGCGCGCCGCCGACGCCGAGCAGGAGGAACAACACGAGGACGGCACCTTCTCCGGCCATACCCGGCACCTCGCCGCCCTCGCAGGTAGGCTTTCGGGTGGGTTCGGGACGGACCCGTCGGTCAGTCCGCGCGGTACACCACGTCGCCGCCGACGACGGTCATCGACACGTCGACGTCCCGAATCGAGTCCTCGCGTTCCCACGGCGACCCGTCGAGGACGGTGAAGTCGGCGAGCGCGCCCTTCTCGACGACGCCCTGCTCGTCCTCGCGGAAGCCCGCGTACGCGCCGCCCGAGGTGTACGCGCGGAGCGCCTCAGTGACCGACACCGCCTGCGCCTCGGCGGGCGGATTCACGGCGTAGTGAACCCCGAGCAGGGGGTCGAGTGGCATGCAGTCGCTCCCGAACGCGAGCGGCACGTCGGCGTCCAGGTACGCCGAAAAGCGGTTGCTCGCCTCCCGGCGCTCGGTGCCGAGGCGGTCCTCGTAGAGGCTCTCGGGGCCCGCCCACTTCAGGAAGTTCGGCTGCATCGACGCCACGACGCCCAGTTCGGCCATGCGCTCGACGGCGTCGTCGCTCGCCAACTCCGCGTGCTCGATGCGGTGCCGACTCTCGCCTGCGTCCTCGCAGGCCTCGTAGGCGTCGAGCACGGCGTCGACGGCCGCGTCGCCGATGGCGTGCGCGGTCACCTGCAGGCCCGCGTCGTCGGCCTCGGCGACGAGTTCGCGGAGTTCCTCGGGGTCGACCACCCACGTCCCGGTCTCCTCGGGCGCGTCGGCGTACGGCTCCGAGACCTTCGCCGTGTGGCCGCCGAGACTCCCGTCCGTGAACGTCTTGATGCCGCCGACTTCGACCATCTCGCTCCCGTGGTTCGTGCGCAGGCCGACCTCTCGGACGGCGTCTAAGTGGTCGCTCCAGTAGTTCAGTCGCACCCGCACCGTCAGGTCGCCGGCGAGGTCCAACTCGCGGAACGCCCGCGGCGCGTCCGAGTGCCGGACCATGTCGTGAACCGCGGTCACGCCCCTCGCGTTCGCCTCCTCCTGGGCCGCCTCGACCAACTCCTTCGTCTCCTCGGGACCGGGGTCGGTCGCGTCGTAGACGACTTCGACGGCGTCCTCCACGATGCGCCCGTCGCCCAGCACGTCCTCGTCGGGCATCGCGTCGCCGTACTCGGCGAGCGCGACGCCGTTCACCGTCGCCGTGTGCATGTCCTCCCGAATCGCGGCGACGGGCCGCTTCTCGCTCACTGTGTCCAAGTCGGACTGGTGGAGGTCGTCGGCGTCCCACGCCGACTCGTCGTACCCGTACCCCAGCACCCACTCGTCGTCGGTCTCACTTGCCCGCGCCTGCAGGCGCTCCGTGACCTCCTCGGGGCCGCTCGCCCCCCGCAAGTCGGCGTGGACGCCGTACTTCCCGACGGTCTCCATGTGCGTGTGCGCGTCCACGAACCCCGGAATCAGGACGTCACCGTCCAAGTCCACCACGTCGGTCCCCACGCCCGCCAGGAACTCCACGTCGTAATCGTTGCCCACCTGCACCACCCGGCCGTCCCGCACCGCGACGGCGTCGAACACCTCGTCCTCGCCCGCGAGCGAATGCACCTCGCCGTTCAGGAAAATCACGTCGGCGGCCGCTGTCATGGCTCCAACGCGGACCCCAGCGCGCAAAGGGTTTCGGGAACCGGCTAGTCAGATTCGTGTTCTGTCTTTGTCTTTCGGAGGTTGTCGACGACGCCTCGAAAGCCCCGAGGTTGTGGACTCGGTGCGCTCGCTGTGCTCCTCGTCGCTCACTTCGTTCGCTCCTACGGTGCTTGTTTCCGGGAGAGCAAGCTCTCCCGACGTTCGCCTCGCTTCGCTCGTCTCACCGTCCCCCGCCTTCGTCCACAGCCTCGCTCGTGAGCCGAGACGACGCAAGCACTGGAACGAGCGAAGCGAGTGAAGCGCGCAGCGAGTCGTAGGCCACGAGCGAGTCGGGGCTTTCGATGCGTCGGAAACGATAGAAATCCAGAGGTGGCGCGAGGAAAGGACGTGCGTCTACTGACTAGCGATTTTCCGGGCGACCGTCTCGCGCCAGTCGCCGGCGTTGTTCTTGAGCGTCTCGTAGCCGAACTGGAGTTTCTCCTCGGGGACGTGGGCGTACTGCTGCATGTCCTCGGGGAGGCTGGCGTCGGAGACGACGGGGATGCCGACGTTCTTGACGGCGGTGGTCTGCTGGGTTTCGGCGTCGAGGAGGAAGTCCGCGAAGGTGTGCGCGAGGTCGGGGTTGTCGCTGCCGGCGAAGCGCGCGACGCCGGAGACGTACGCGTAGCCCTGGTCGTTGGGGAACGCGATCTGGTGGCGGCTCATGTCGGCGTCGCTCTGGGCGGCGTACACTTGGTCGGTGCTGTAGGACATGACCATCGGCGCTTCCTGACTGGAGTACGCGCTGTAGGCGGCGTTCCACGACCCGGTGGTGCGGAGGCCGTTGTCGACGAGGCGGTCCCAGTAGTCGAGGTAGCCGTCCTCGCCGAACGCCTCGACGGTCCACAGCAAGAAACTGAGTCCCGTCACCGTGTTCTGGGGGTTCGGGAGGAGGAGGCCGTTCGACCACGCGTCCTTCGTGAGGTCGTCGAGCGTCGTCGGCTCCTCGACTTCGCCCTCGTCGTAGACGATGCAGACGTACGACGACCCGGTGGGGAGGATGCGCTGTTCGGGGTCGAAGCGGTAGGCGTCCTCGATGTCGCCGGCGTTCGGGACGCGGTCGGTGTCGAAGGATTCGAACAGCGAGGCGTCCAGCGTCTCGTCGGCGCGCACGAGGTCCGTGGGGGTGACGCCGACGTACATGTCGGCGCCGAGGTCGACGCCCCGCTGTCTGCGCTGGATGAAGTCGTTTATCTCGTTCTCGCGGACGACCCACTCCAGTTTCGCGTCGTGCTCGGCTTCGAACTCGCGTTTCACCCAGTCGCCGGCGCTCGTGGAGACGGCGTCGACGTAGGACTGCGTGGTGCCGACCTTCAGCGTCTGCGTGCTCGCCGCCGAACTCGTCGTGCCGCTGGTCGTCCCCTCCGTCGTCGATTCGGTGGTCGACGTGGTGCTGTCCTCGGTCGAGGACGTCTCGACACAGCCAGCCAACCCGAGCGCGGCGGCGGAGCCGACGCCGGCGAGGAAGCGACGCCGGGAGGTCATTCGTCGCTCACCGCGTCGCGGCCGAGATGTGCTTCGACGCGGTCGACCTTCTCCTCGACGGCGAGGTCGTCGTCGCGGAAGTCGTCGATTTTGAGCGTGGTGCCGACGCGGGAGGCGTCGACGGCCTCGTGGGCGGCTTTTGCGGCGGCGAACAGTTCGTCGATGGAGTCGGCTTCGATGGTGGTCTCCATCGGGTGGGTCTGGTAGCGCACGTCGAAGTCGTCGAGCGCGTCGACGGCCTTCGCTATCTCTGCGTCGAACTCGACCTCCGGGCTGTCCACCGGTGAGACGGACAGCATCGCAGTGACGGTCATACCACTACGTTTGATTACCCAGTAATATAAGCCACTATTCGCGGTCGGCGGTCACGTCGTCACGGCGTGCCGGACCGCGAGCGCCGCGACCACCGCGACTCCGCCGAGGTAGGCGACACCGACGGCGAGCGCGCCCCAGTTCGGGTCGCCGGTTAGCGCCGCGTC
The nucleotide sequence above comes from Halobacterium litoreum. Encoded proteins:
- the nadC gene encoding carboxylating nicotinate-nucleotide diphosphorylase, which produces MPVTDADVERWLREDLGHHDVTNDVPGETTGRLVAKEAGVVAAVDAGVRVFDYLGCEVSATVESGERVESGDTVLEVAGDAQSVLRAERAAVNVVGHASGIATKTREAVDAAREVSGDVAIAGTRKTTPGLRGVEKRAVVAGGGDTHRLDLSHMVMVKDNHVAEMGLAEAVRHFRGRASFATRIEVEVESPADAPRAAEAGADIVLLDNMTPAETREGVERLPDGVLAEASGGITLADVPDYAATGVDVISMGALTHSAPALDFSFRTGSA
- the gpmI gene encoding 2,3-bisphosphoglycerate-independent phosphoglycerate mutase; this encodes MQAALVILDGWGLGDHDRLDAIRAADTPNFDEYAERGADGTLTTSGRDVGLPRGQMGNSEVGHLTIGAGRVVNQEYTRINDAVAEGELCENDAISGALDHVAETGGRLHVMGLVSDGGVHSDHEHIHALVECAASYDLDATVHAFTDGRDTSPTGGENYLAALQEVVDEYGTGDIATVSGRYYAMDRDQNWERTKQAFDAIVERNGQHRAESAVDAVTESYDRGDTDEFVEPTIVRGGDRLSAGDAVVFANFRADRARQLTRMLADIRPEDWEGEGIETSPPDVPVATMTEYDETFDLPVAFPSKEPADTLGEVLSREGLTQFRVAESEKYAHVTYFLNGGREVEFDGETREIVESPDVPTYDLQPEMSAPEVTDTVLDALAGDDPDVLVLNYANPDMVGHTGDFDAAVEAVEAVDAELGRLVPALREAGAHVLLTADHGNADDMGTPEEPHTAHTFNPVPFVALDADAGDDLSGGHSIREGGALRDVSPTLLSLLGIEKPAAMTGSSLFE
- a CDS encoding DMT family transporter: MTPYVYLAAAIAAEVAGTTALKLSEGFSNPAPSAVVVAGYASSFYFLGLVLEELPVGVVYATWAAVGIAATALVGVVVFEESMDAAGLAGIALVVAGVGLLTLVSDAHAPAH
- a CDS encoding DNA double-strand break repair nuclease NurA, which codes for MTLDPVHFDGIADLARRIKHEVDAEEHRDLAEETWANYLDPLYGDDEPVLEPLADLRRSAAPIEELALQPNPFDTAHGLDSGTINPRTFKNGLVLDLAQAAMSATPSDLDTHRSRTVITSVHSNDAAVRTDTDGWNRWDEGYSRGRIVHTAPLARDQERVVHGLALYLAESHHALEHADRVDDLLLLDGPVYPKQLVNWADRHASLADLVTENELVAEVLENYVRLVERFAEKDVPLAGFVKSPASQALVRALRDRGRPTPWASDAAFFGQVLERREFEGEDYRRQTDELTWTGWFTSTLGADGVFAEADELGVDRELDAECYEVAFFVVYDPRTDLVHKVELPRAFADSEDCRTAVERYVTSQVAAEAGPPEPVGKADELARIGASEKNELVRKLEESFDSERDKNYDDERWQDA
- a CDS encoding L-aspartate oxidase — protein: MTEYPTADVLVVGSGIAGCAAALAAARDGADVLVATKAERPEQTSSDWAQGGIATTRGDPESLKADILDASDGEADPEAVDVLVEDAADAVEDVLVDTLDVPFDEAGDGFDFAREAAHSEERILHVDASTGQHVLRPFLSFLDERDGVRIAEDTAALDLITDEGRVCGALLDRDPETGESSTTGVPAFAGSTVLATGGIGSLYRRSTNPAGATGDGVAMAALAGADVEDAEYVQFHPTAYDDADPFLLSEAVRGEGALLRNADGERFMPDYHEAAELAPRDVVARAVARERAATGEVTLDVSPLDFAGDFPDLAATCESRGVDWESGIPVAPCEHFLCGGVDVDSEGRASLDRLFAVGECARTGVHGANRLASTSLLEGLVWGLRAGEAATGRDPAVVEPPELLDRDPDLPAGFAEEKFHRLRRVMDEYVGLRRSESDLKRAQSVLRRLKGEVDAYVRTRTARDLYELRNAAVTGLLVARAAGENEQSAGCHYRAEEPVDAGH
- a CDS encoding TrmB family transcriptional regulator, producing the protein MSRLAELGLSSYEEKCYRALLAHGPATARGASDASGVPMGRVYDVLNGLAARELAETRPGEPTRYAAVDPDTAADRLLAERERELAEQADRYERLAAELGDELAPVPPTESRFWTAPLGGETAVSLTRQVFDDADGEVRSAMSHPYVGAPWERYEAEMTAFRDTLPTDVSVRVLVAAGVLDSVPDEIREAYRGREGISLRVTTDLSVTFDLVDAERVYFHVPHPLDDGERLGAVELRDDALIDRLDERFERAWEAAEPLADLR
- a CDS encoding amidohydrolase; this encodes MTAAADVIFLNGEVHSLAGEDEVFDAVAVRDGRVVQVGNDYDVEFLAGVGTDVVDLDGDVLIPGFVDAHTHMETVGKYGVHADLRGASGPEEVTERLQARASETDDEWVLGYGYDESAWDADDLHQSDLDTVSEKRPVAAIREDMHTATVNGVALAEYGDAMPDEDVLGDGRIVEDAVEVVYDATDPGPEETKELVEAAQEEANARGVTAVHDMVRHSDAPRAFRELDLAGDLTVRVRLNYWSDHLDAVREVGLRTNHGSEMVEVGGIKTFTDGSLGGHTAKVSEPYADAPEETGTWVVDPEELRELVAEADDAGLQVTAHAIGDAAVDAVLDAYEACEDAGESRHRIEHAELASDDAVERMAELGVVASMQPNFLKWAGPESLYEDRLGTERREASNRFSAYLDADVPLAFGSDCMPLDPLLGVHYAVNPPAEAQAVSVTEALRAYTSGGAYAGFREDEQGVVEKGALADFTVLDGSPWEREDSIRDVDVSMTVVGGDVVYRAD
- the nadA gene encoding quinolinate synthase NadA, which gives rise to MDTASFETDLSLFKYDNLEQLPSEYRDLGEDERTARIEAAREALGDSVVVLGHNYQRREIVEHADFVGDSYQLSKEAANADADYVIFGGVTFMAESADIITDDSQSVILPSMEASCPMAGMAEALQVDAAWAEITAAAPDEEIIPITYMNSYADLKAFCAEQGGLVCTSSNAADAFEWAFERGDKVLFLPDKHLGENTAHELGIEDSTAEWDPWDPDGKDAEEVAEADIVLWDGYCQVHERFSPEHVAQIRDEHPDANVVVHPECRREVVEAADVVGSTATITQTIEDADPGETWAIGTEIHLTNHLQRWHPDVDVLPLCGDACMDCNAMRQIDPNYLTWVLEELVEGRERNVVAVAPDEKELARVALDRMLEV